The Falco naumanni isolate bFalNau1 chromosome 1, bFalNau1.pat, whole genome shotgun sequence genome window below encodes:
- the SERPINF2 gene encoding alpha-2-antiplasmin isoform X1, with the protein MNSLRNMVFLWGLWLLCLSALHSHLRFSSAHAMEQKHLFLDKDGELKDVKSAGVTQPALLGAIPTLPNAEPVDFTYDSFQEIDGPMLPFTITPPGTRNDRNPEDEAIAGAVGCHEQQPSGNIDSSEEEGEAEDKNCEMTGKKSQRLADGLMRFSIDLLKEVQLESNRTNVILSPLSIALALSHLALGAANQTEKHLLEAMHVESVPCLHHMLGTLRRRLTESTLSLASRLYLQKGFEVKDEFLEDSEKFYGAKPVTLSGISEDDLAAINKWVKEATNGQIPTFLQQLPENTVVLLLNAIHFHGFWRNKFDASFTGPDVFHLDNEFVVPVEMMKAQKYSLSWFTLESQDIQVAKFPFKSNMSFVVIVPNQYTWDTSHVLENFPYRQLCRLFPKEVPTAVKIPKIKLDYQLELNKVLGQMGLRELFTSPNLQKITDEPLFVSSIQHQSTLELKEDGVEASAATSIAISRSVSAFSLDRPFVFIIFEDETGIPLFIGSVQNPNPNAAPQIKAPRDSHEATDVNEYPMPK; encoded by the exons AAATATGGTGTTCCTCTGGGGTCTGTGGCTGCTCTGCCTATCTGCTCTGCACAGTCACCTAAGG TTTTCTTCAGCACATGCCATGGAGCAAAAGCATCTCTTCTTAGACAAAGATGGGGAGCTGAAG GACGTGAAAAGCGCTGGAGTTacacagcctgctctgctgggagccATCCCAACCCTGCCGAATGCAGAGCCGGTAGACTTCACCTATGACAGCTTCCAGGAGATCGATGGACCCATGCTACCTTTCACCATCACCCCACCAGGCACGAGGAATGACAGGAACCCAGAAGATGAAGCTATagctggggctgtgggctgTCATGAACAGCAACCATCTGGGAATATTGACTCttctgaagaggaaggagaggctgAAGATAAAAACTGTGAGATGACTGGGAAGAAAAGCCAGAGGCTAGCAGATGGCTTGATGAGATTCAGCATTGATCTCCTGAAGGAGGTCCAGCTGGAGTCCAACAGAACCAATGTGATCCTGTCACCCCTCAGCATCGCCCTCGCCTTGTCTCACCTGGCACTGG GAGCAGCAAATCAGACAGAGAAGCATTTACTGGAGGCAATGCACGTGGAGTCAGTGCCCTGTCTCCATCATATGTTGGGCACTCTTCGCAGAAGGCTCACAGAATCCACCCTCAGCCTTGCGTCACGTCTGTACCTGCAGAAAG GATTTGAGGTGAAGGATGAGTTCCTGGAGGACTCAGAGAAATTTTACGGAGCAAAGCCCGTGACCCTTTCTGGGATCAGTGAGGATGACCTCGCAGCCATAAACAAGTGGGTAAAGGAAGCAACTAATGGGCAAATACCCACCTTCCTACAGCAGCTCCCTGAAAACACAGTGGTGCTCCTGCTCAATGCGATCCATTTCCACG GGTTTTGGAGGAATAAATTTGATGCTAGCTTCACTGGGCCTGATGTATTCCACCTTGACAATGAGTTTGTGGTCCCAGTCGAGATGATGAAAGCCCAGAAGTACTCCCTGAGCTGGTTTACACTGGAGTCACAGGACATTCAG gtGGCCAAGTTTCCCTTTAAGAGTAACATGAGTTTTGTGGTCATTGTACCAAACCAGTACACTTGGGATACCTCTCATGTTCTGGAGAACTTCCCTTATCGACAGCTATGCAGGCTTTTCCCCAAAGAGGTACCCACCGCAGTGAAGAtccccaaaataaaactggaCTATCAGCTGGAACTCAACAAGGTTCTCGGTCAAATGG GCCTCCGGGAGCTCTTCACAAGCCCCAATCTCCAGAAGATCACAGACGAACCTCTCTTCGTATCCAGTATACAGCATCAGTCTACCCTAGAGCTTAAAGAAGATGGGGTGGAAGCATCTGCTGCTACCAGCATCGCAATTTCACGCTCAGTCTCTGCCTTCAGCCTTGACAGGCCCTTTGTCTTCATTATCTTTGAAGATGAAACAGGCATCCCGCTTTTTATAGGCAGTGTCCAGAACCCTAACCCTAATGCTGCTCCCCAGATAAAAGCGCCACGGGACTCACACGAAGCAACAGATGTCAATGAGTACCCCATGCCTAAATGA
- the SERPINF2 gene encoding alpha-2-antiplasmin isoform X2 yields the protein MVFLWGLWLLCLSALHSHLRFSSAHAMEQKHLFLDKDGELKDVKSAGVTQPALLGAIPTLPNAEPVDFTYDSFQEIDGPMLPFTITPPGTRNDRNPEDEAIAGAVGCHEQQPSGNIDSSEEEGEAEDKNCEMTGKKSQRLADGLMRFSIDLLKEVQLESNRTNVILSPLSIALALSHLALGAANQTEKHLLEAMHVESVPCLHHMLGTLRRRLTESTLSLASRLYLQKGFEVKDEFLEDSEKFYGAKPVTLSGISEDDLAAINKWVKEATNGQIPTFLQQLPENTVVLLLNAIHFHGFWRNKFDASFTGPDVFHLDNEFVVPVEMMKAQKYSLSWFTLESQDIQVAKFPFKSNMSFVVIVPNQYTWDTSHVLENFPYRQLCRLFPKEVPTAVKIPKIKLDYQLELNKVLGQMGLRELFTSPNLQKITDEPLFVSSIQHQSTLELKEDGVEASAATSIAISRSVSAFSLDRPFVFIIFEDETGIPLFIGSVQNPNPNAAPQIKAPRDSHEATDVNEYPMPK from the exons ATGGTGTTCCTCTGGGGTCTGTGGCTGCTCTGCCTATCTGCTCTGCACAGTCACCTAAGG TTTTCTTCAGCACATGCCATGGAGCAAAAGCATCTCTTCTTAGACAAAGATGGGGAGCTGAAG GACGTGAAAAGCGCTGGAGTTacacagcctgctctgctgggagccATCCCAACCCTGCCGAATGCAGAGCCGGTAGACTTCACCTATGACAGCTTCCAGGAGATCGATGGACCCATGCTACCTTTCACCATCACCCCACCAGGCACGAGGAATGACAGGAACCCAGAAGATGAAGCTATagctggggctgtgggctgTCATGAACAGCAACCATCTGGGAATATTGACTCttctgaagaggaaggagaggctgAAGATAAAAACTGTGAGATGACTGGGAAGAAAAGCCAGAGGCTAGCAGATGGCTTGATGAGATTCAGCATTGATCTCCTGAAGGAGGTCCAGCTGGAGTCCAACAGAACCAATGTGATCCTGTCACCCCTCAGCATCGCCCTCGCCTTGTCTCACCTGGCACTGG GAGCAGCAAATCAGACAGAGAAGCATTTACTGGAGGCAATGCACGTGGAGTCAGTGCCCTGTCTCCATCATATGTTGGGCACTCTTCGCAGAAGGCTCACAGAATCCACCCTCAGCCTTGCGTCACGTCTGTACCTGCAGAAAG GATTTGAGGTGAAGGATGAGTTCCTGGAGGACTCAGAGAAATTTTACGGAGCAAAGCCCGTGACCCTTTCTGGGATCAGTGAGGATGACCTCGCAGCCATAAACAAGTGGGTAAAGGAAGCAACTAATGGGCAAATACCCACCTTCCTACAGCAGCTCCCTGAAAACACAGTGGTGCTCCTGCTCAATGCGATCCATTTCCACG GGTTTTGGAGGAATAAATTTGATGCTAGCTTCACTGGGCCTGATGTATTCCACCTTGACAATGAGTTTGTGGTCCCAGTCGAGATGATGAAAGCCCAGAAGTACTCCCTGAGCTGGTTTACACTGGAGTCACAGGACATTCAG gtGGCCAAGTTTCCCTTTAAGAGTAACATGAGTTTTGTGGTCATTGTACCAAACCAGTACACTTGGGATACCTCTCATGTTCTGGAGAACTTCCCTTATCGACAGCTATGCAGGCTTTTCCCCAAAGAGGTACCCACCGCAGTGAAGAtccccaaaataaaactggaCTATCAGCTGGAACTCAACAAGGTTCTCGGTCAAATGG GCCTCCGGGAGCTCTTCACAAGCCCCAATCTCCAGAAGATCACAGACGAACCTCTCTTCGTATCCAGTATACAGCATCAGTCTACCCTAGAGCTTAAAGAAGATGGGGTGGAAGCATCTGCTGCTACCAGCATCGCAATTTCACGCTCAGTCTCTGCCTTCAGCCTTGACAGGCCCTTTGTCTTCATTATCTTTGAAGATGAAACAGGCATCCCGCTTTTTATAGGCAGTGTCCAGAACCCTAACCCTAATGCTGCTCCCCAGATAAAAGCGCCACGGGACTCACACGAAGCAACAGATGTCAATGAGTACCCCATGCCTAAATGA
- the SERPINF1 gene encoding pigment epithelium-derived factor translates to MQIPVAFLFLGLLTVPSRSQNSATEQNSATADGANAGEEEEDPFYKSPINKLAAAVSNFGYDLYRQQSSRTATANVLLSPFSLATALSGLSLGAGERTEDVISRALFYDLLNKAEVHNTYKDLLSSVVGPEKSMKSASRIILEKRLRVKPGFHSQLEKFYKMRPRALSGNTQLDLQEINSWVRQQTKGRIMRFMKDMPTDVSILLAGAAYFKGTWKTKFDTKKTALKEFHLDEDRTVKVSMMSDPKAILRYGFDSELNCKIAQLPLTEGISAMFFLPTKVTQNMTLIEESLTSEFVHDVDKELKTVHAVLSLPKLKLNYEEALGSTVKETRLQSLFTSPDFTQISAKPIKLSHMQHKAVLELTEDGEKSTPNPGVNAARLTFPIEYHVDRPFLLVLRDDTTGTLLFIGKILDPRSV, encoded by the exons ATGCAGATTCCAgtggctttcctttttctgggtCTCTTAACTGTCCCAAGCAGATCCCAGAACTCAGCTACTGAGCAG AACTCTGCCACTGCTGATGGAGCTAATGCCggtgaagaagaggaagatcCATTCTACAAGAGCCCTATAAACAAGCTAGCAGCCGCAGTCTCCAACTTTGGCTATGACCTGTACCGTCAGCAATCTAGCCGGACAGCCACTGCCAACGTGCTACTGTCTCCATTCAGCCTAGCTACTGCACTTTCTGGTCTCTCGCTTG GAGCTGGAGAACGAACAGAGGATGTGATTTCTCGTGCTCTCTTCTATGATTTGCTTAACAAAGCTGAGGTTCACAACACTTACAAGGACCTACTGAGCAGCGTGGTTGGACCAGAGAAGAGCATGAAAAGTGCCTCCCGTATCATCTTGGAGAAAA GACTGAGAGTGAAGCCTGGTTTTCACAGCCAACTAGAGAAGTTCTACAAGATGCGTCCGAGGGCACTAAGTGGCAATACCCAGCTAGACCTCCAAGAAATCAACAGCTGGGTACGACAACAGACAAAAGGAAGGATTATGCGGTTTATGAAGGACATGCCCACAGATGTCAGTATTCTCCTTGCTGGGGCTGCTTACTTCAAGG ggaCATGGAAAACCAAGTTTGACACCAAGAAGACTGCCCTGAAGGAATTTCATCTGGATGAGGACAGAACTGTGAAGGTGTCCATGATGTCAGACCCCAAAGCCATACTGCGATATGGTTTTGACTCAGAACTCAACTGCAAG ATTGCACAGCTGCCACTGACAGAGGGAATCAGTGCCATGTTCTTCCTGCCTACGAAGGTGACCCAGAATATGACTCTGATAGAAGAGAGCCTTACTTCTGAGTTTGTCCATGATGTAGACAAGGAGCTGAAGACAGTCCATGCTGTGCTAAGCTTGCCCAAATTAAAGCTGAACTATGAAGAGGCACTCGGCAGCACAGTGAAGGAGACAA gGCTCCAGTCACTTTTCACATCACCTGATTTTACCCAGATTTCTGCCAAACCTATTAAGCTATCTCACATGCAACACAAGGCAGTTTTGGAGCTTACTGAAGATGGGGAAAAATCCACACCAAATCCTGGGGTGAATGCCGCTCGTCTGACCTTCCCCATTGAATATCACGTGGACAGACCCTTCCTTCTTGTACTGCGAGATGATACCACTGGAACCCTCCTCTTTATTGGCAAGATCCTGGACCCCAGGAGTGTTTAG